The following coding sequences are from one Frigoribacterium sp. Leaf415 window:
- a CDS encoding UDP-glucose dehydrogenase family protein, with product MRISVIGCGYLGAVHAACMADLGHDVVGIDVDPGKIALLSSGHAPFFEPGLPEALRRALDSGRLRFSTDPADAAGSQVHFVAVGTPQTPGSDAADLTYVDAAVQGLLPHLADGDLVVGKSTVPVGTASRLADLVRASSGADLAWNPEFLREGFAVADTVAPDRFVYGVPSGDAGERATAMLDEVYATALATGTPRLVTGYATAELVKVSANAFLATKISFINAMAEIAEATGADVTQLADAIGHDARIGRRFLNAGLGFGGGCLPKDIRAFRARSRELGLESLDFLADVDAVNLRRRDRVVELAGELLGEVRGARVAVLGVAFKPDSDDVRDSPALDVARRLHAAGADVVVHDPEANATAVRLAPDLTYVADVPTALRDAELVLVLTEWKQFKALRPAEVAALVSRRRIVDARNVFDPAEWREAGFDFRGLGRP from the coding sequence ATGCGAATCTCAGTCATCGGTTGCGGTTACCTCGGAGCCGTGCACGCCGCGTGCATGGCCGACCTCGGGCACGACGTGGTCGGCATCGACGTCGACCCGGGCAAGATCGCCCTGCTCTCGTCGGGTCACGCCCCGTTCTTCGAGCCCGGTCTGCCCGAGGCCCTCCGTCGGGCCCTCGACTCGGGGCGGCTGCGGTTCTCGACCGACCCCGCCGACGCCGCCGGCTCGCAGGTCCACTTCGTCGCCGTCGGCACGCCGCAGACCCCGGGCAGCGACGCGGCCGACCTGACCTACGTCGACGCCGCGGTCCAGGGGCTGCTGCCCCACCTCGCCGACGGCGACCTCGTGGTGGGCAAGTCCACCGTTCCCGTCGGCACCGCGAGCCGACTCGCCGACCTGGTCCGCGCCTCCTCGGGGGCCGACCTGGCCTGGAACCCCGAGTTCCTCCGCGAGGGCTTCGCCGTGGCCGACACCGTCGCGCCCGATCGTTTCGTCTACGGGGTGCCCTCCGGCGACGCCGGTGAGCGTGCGACGGCGATGCTCGACGAGGTCTACGCCACGGCTCTGGCGACGGGAACACCCCGGCTCGTGACCGGGTACGCGACGGCCGAACTGGTGAAGGTCTCGGCCAATGCGTTCCTCGCCACGAAGATCTCGTTCATCAACGCGATGGCCGAGATCGCCGAGGCCACCGGCGCCGACGTGACGCAACTGGCCGACGCGATCGGGCACGACGCCCGCATCGGTCGCCGGTTCCTCAACGCCGGGCTCGGCTTCGGCGGCGGGTGCCTGCCGAAGGACATCAGGGCGTTCCGGGCCCGCTCGCGCGAGCTGGGGCTCGAGTCCCTCGACTTCCTCGCCGACGTGGACGCCGTCAACCTGCGTCGCCGCGACCGCGTCGTCGAGCTCGCGGGCGAGCTGCTCGGAGAGGTGCGCGGTGCACGCGTGGCCGTCCTCGGCGTGGCCTTCAAGCCCGACAGCGACGACGTCCGCGACTCTCCCGCCCTCGACGTCGCCCGTCGACTGCACGCCGCCGGCGCGGACGTGGTCGTCCACGACCCCGAAGCCAACGCGACCGCCGTCCGGCTGGCTCCCGACCTCACCTACGTCGCAGACGTCCCGACCGCTCTCCGCGACGCCGAGCTCGTGTTGGTCCTCACCGAATGGAAGCAGTTCAAGGCACTGCGCCCGGCCGAGGTCGCCGCCCTGGTCTCCCGGCGACGCATCGTCGACGCCCGCAACGTGTTCGACCCCGCCGAGTGGCGCGAGGCCGGATTCGACTTCCGAGGGCTCGGGCGGCCGTAG
- a CDS encoding glycosyltransferase family 4 protein, giving the protein MTTLRVVVDQILAPIPGGIGRYTEELTRALVETAPRGCEVEGVVAAHPQTDYDRLSDLLPGLSHVSKSPLGRRELALAWQGGVVGLPGRGMVHATSLFAPLYRHDRALDPGTQTVVTIHDTVPWTHPETLTPRGVRWHKAMTKRAFKHADGVVVPTHSVARELAELFPFGDRLRVIGGAVSPKLAVPADADEVADALDLPERYALSVGTLEPRKGIEPLIQALAHPDAPDLPLLIVGPEGWGDVKVADLVAAAGLPADKVRTMGFVSDEQLAVLLQRASVFVFPSLAEGFGLPVVEAFSLGTPTIVSDAPALLEVAADAAVSVAREDAAGYPERLAQAMFQVVSDVELSTRLGIAGIDRARAFSWRDSADKVWQLHADL; this is encoded by the coding sequence ATGACCACGCTGCGAGTAGTCGTTGACCAGATCCTGGCTCCCATCCCCGGGGGCATCGGTCGGTACACCGAAGAACTGACCCGGGCCCTCGTCGAGACCGCTCCCCGCGGTTGCGAGGTCGAGGGGGTCGTGGCGGCCCATCCGCAGACCGACTACGACCGGTTGAGCGACCTACTGCCCGGCCTGTCCCACGTCTCCAAGTCACCACTCGGGCGCCGCGAGTTGGCACTGGCGTGGCAGGGCGGCGTCGTCGGCCTCCCCGGGCGCGGCATGGTCCACGCGACCAGCCTGTTCGCCCCCCTCTACCGGCACGACCGCGCACTCGACCCAGGAACACAGACGGTCGTCACCATCCACGACACCGTCCCGTGGACCCACCCCGAGACCCTCACCCCGCGCGGCGTCCGCTGGCACAAGGCCATGACCAAGCGCGCCTTCAAGCACGCCGACGGCGTCGTCGTGCCGACCCACAGCGTGGCCCGCGAACTGGCCGAGCTGTTCCCCTTCGGTGACCGCCTGCGTGTCATCGGTGGCGCCGTCAGCCCCAAGCTCGCCGTCCCTGCGGACGCCGACGAGGTCGCCGACGCTCTCGACCTGCCCGAGCGCTACGCCCTGAGCGTCGGCACGCTCGAACCGCGCAAAGGCATCGAGCCGCTGATCCAGGCTCTCGCACACCCCGACGCCCCCGACCTGCCGTTGCTGATCGTCGGGCCCGAGGGGTGGGGAGACGTCAAGGTCGCCGACCTGGTGGCCGCCGCCGGCTTGCCCGCCGACAAGGTCCGCACCATGGGCTTCGTGTCGGACGAACAACTGGCGGTGCTGCTGCAGCGGGCCTCGGTCTTCGTGTTCCCGAGTCTCGCCGAAGGATTCGGACTACCCGTCGTCGAAGCCTTCAGCCTGGGCACGCCCACCATCGTCTCGGACGCCCCCGCCCTGCTCGAGGTCGCGGCCGACGCGGCCGTCAGCGTGGCCCGGGAAGACGCCGCCGGCTACCCGGAGCGCCTCGCACAGGCCATGTTCCAGGTCGTCTCCGACGTCGAACTGTCGACGCGTCTCGGCATCGCCGGGATCGACCGTGCGCGCGCCTTCAGCTGGCGGGACTCGGCCGACAAGGTGTGGCAGCTCCACGCCGACCTCTGA
- the purE gene encoding 5-(carboxyamino)imidazole ribonucleotide mutase yields the protein MSDPKSTDVRPNDPAVPAKVAIVMGSDSDWPTMQGASTVLSELGIPHEVEVVSAHRTPDKMIAFGRDAAGRGLSVIIAGAGGAAHLPGMIASVTTLPVVGVPVALAKLDGLDSLLSIVQMPAGIPVATVSIGGAANAGLLAARIIGSHDPVIAERLARHAESLAELVEQKNADLRRSL from the coding sequence GTGTCCGACCCGAAGAGCACCGACGTGCGCCCGAACGACCCCGCCGTACCCGCCAAGGTCGCCATCGTCATGGGCTCCGACAGCGACTGGCCCACCATGCAAGGGGCCTCGACCGTGCTGTCCGAGCTGGGCATCCCGCACGAGGTCGAGGTCGTCTCGGCCCACCGCACGCCCGACAAGATGATCGCCTTCGGTCGCGACGCGGCCGGTCGGGGACTGTCCGTCATCATCGCCGGGGCCGGGGGAGCCGCGCACCTGCCCGGCATGATCGCGTCGGTCACCACCCTCCCCGTGGTCGGTGTGCCCGTCGCGCTGGCCAAGCTCGACGGCCTGGACTCGCTCCTCTCGATCGTGCAGATGCCGGCCGGCATCCCCGTGGCGACGGTCTCGATCGGCGGTGCGGCGAACGCCGGTCTGCTCGCGGCCCGCATCATCGGCTCGCACGACCCGGTGATCGCCGAGCGGCTGGCCCGCCACGCCGAGTCCCTCGCCGAGCTGGTCGAGCAGAAGAACGCCGACCTGCGTCGATCGCTGTGA
- a CDS encoding LCP family protein — translation MSTSLPVRHPDVTSEPFMTKRAWVLVLLNVVVPGSAQVLAGSRRLGRWGLASTLVFWAVAVVVVVLAFAFRSPLIEIATNVVALTVVQLFLAYYAVLWVVLTVDTLRLARIVRTAPSARGVLAGAMVLLMVVTVGPAAYGAYLAGVQHGLLDSLFTSRADAAPPVDGRYNIMLLGGDAGADRTGLRPDSISVASIDAETGATTIVGIPRNLYDAPFVAGSPLYGDYPDGYDCGDDCLVSFLYTYGEEHPDLYPDAESKGSNPGVEAMRDAVEGITGLTVQYYALIDMQGFVDLIDALGGIQVDVQQRIPINGGVDRNGQPINVDGWIEPGEQKLDGYHALWYARARHGTSDYDRMARQREVQQALLSQFQPATVLSKFQAVASAGVQTVDTDIPQGALAAFVDLAAKAKSQQITSLELVPPTYDNVYPDYDAMRAAVAQATTSATAP, via the coding sequence GTGAGCACCTCCCTGCCCGTCCGTCATCCGGACGTCACCTCCGAGCCGTTCATGACGAAGCGGGCGTGGGTGCTCGTCCTGCTGAACGTGGTCGTGCCCGGGTCCGCGCAGGTGCTCGCGGGCAGTCGCCGACTCGGCCGGTGGGGGCTCGCCTCCACCCTCGTCTTCTGGGCGGTCGCGGTCGTCGTCGTCGTCCTCGCGTTCGCCTTCCGCTCGCCCCTGATCGAGATCGCGACCAACGTCGTCGCCCTGACCGTCGTCCAGCTCTTCCTCGCGTACTACGCGGTGCTGTGGGTGGTGCTGACCGTCGACACGCTGCGATTGGCGCGCATCGTCCGGACGGCCCCCTCGGCCCGGGGCGTCCTCGCCGGAGCGATGGTGCTGCTGATGGTGGTGACCGTCGGGCCCGCCGCCTACGGGGCCTACCTCGCCGGGGTGCAGCACGGTCTGCTCGACAGTCTCTTCACCTCGAGGGCCGACGCCGCGCCTCCTGTCGACGGGCGCTACAACATCATGTTGCTCGGCGGGGACGCCGGGGCCGACCGCACCGGTCTGCGCCCCGACAGCATCTCGGTCGCCAGCATCGACGCCGAGACCGGCGCGACCACCATCGTGGGCATTCCCCGCAACCTGTACGACGCACCGTTCGTCGCGGGGTCGCCGCTGTACGGCGACTACCCCGACGGCTACGACTGCGGCGACGACTGCCTCGTGAGCTTCCTGTACACCTACGGGGAAGAGCACCCCGACCTCTACCCCGACGCCGAGTCGAAGGGCAGCAACCCGGGGGTCGAGGCGATGCGGGACGCCGTCGAGGGCATCACGGGCCTGACGGTGCAGTACTACGCCCTGATCGACATGCAGGGCTTCGTCGACCTCATCGACGCGCTCGGAGGCATCCAGGTGGACGTCCAGCAGCGCATCCCGATCAACGGCGGCGTCGACCGCAACGGTCAGCCGATCAACGTGGACGGCTGGATCGAGCCCGGCGAGCAGAAACTCGACGGCTACCACGCCCTCTGGTACGCGCGGGCGCGGCACGGCACCAGCGACTACGACCGCATGGCTCGTCAGCGCGAGGTGCAGCAGGCGCTGCTCTCGCAGTTCCAGCCGGCGACGGTGCTGTCGAAGTTCCAGGCCGTCGCGTCGGCAGGGGTGCAGACCGTCGACACCGACATCCCGCAGGGGGCCCTGGCGGCCTTCGTCGACCTGGCCGCCAAAGCCAAGTCGCAGCAGATCACCAGCCTCGAGCTCGTCCCGCCGACCTACGACAACGTCTACCCCGACTACGACGCGATGCGGGCCGCGGTGGCCCAGGCCACGACCTCGGCCACCGCCCCCTGA
- a CDS encoding PH domain-containing protein, producing the protein MSTDGPQPTEYVVARLRPHARVLFWPSLALVGICAATGYFGGRFDVEWQNYVVLGAAVALIVLLWLVPVLIWLGKRYVVTSRRLVVRKGLFVRTRQELLHSRGYDLTVRKNSVQSAFRSGDVLINTGLDRPLVLWDVPSADLVQSTLHDLMESNLNSVAQRRQHEQSVGHADTTSWGDDRVS; encoded by the coding sequence GTGAGCACCGACGGACCGCAGCCGACCGAGTACGTCGTCGCGCGGCTGCGTCCCCACGCCCGCGTGCTCTTCTGGCCGTCGCTCGCGCTCGTCGGCATCTGCGCCGCGACCGGCTACTTCGGCGGCCGCTTCGACGTCGAGTGGCAGAACTACGTCGTGCTGGGCGCAGCCGTCGCCCTGATCGTGCTGCTCTGGCTGGTCCCCGTGCTGATCTGGCTCGGCAAGCGCTACGTCGTCACCTCGCGGCGCCTCGTGGTGCGCAAGGGGCTGTTCGTGCGCACTCGCCAAGAGCTGCTGCACAGCCGCGGGTACGACCTCACGGTGCGCAAGAACTCGGTGCAGAGCGCGTTCCGCAGCGGAGACGTCCTGATCAACACCGGCCTCGACCGTCCGCTCGTCCTCTGGGACGTGCCGTCGGCCGATCTCGTCCAATCGACCCTGCACGACCTGATGGAGTCGAACCTCAACAGCGTCGCCCAGCGTCGCCAGCACGAGCAGTCCGTCGGGCACGCCGACACCACCTCGTGGGGCGACGACCGGGTTTCCTGA
- a CDS encoding acyl-CoA carboxylase subunit epsilon: protein MSGRHAAASPDATEPPTDADEQPSAPLLRVVAGDPTPDELAAVTALLAVVEAGRAEASATTSSRPTTSAWTRSARAPRPAIAAGEGRWRGFAG from the coding sequence GTGAGCGGGCGCCACGCAGCCGCGTCGCCCGACGCGACGGAACCCCCCACCGACGCGGACGAGCAGCCGTCGGCGCCCCTGCTCAGGGTCGTCGCCGGAGACCCGACGCCCGACGAACTGGCGGCGGTCACGGCGCTGCTCGCCGTCGTCGAGGCCGGCCGGGCCGAGGCGTCGGCGACGACGTCCTCACGACCCACGACGTCGGCCTGGACGCGCTCGGCCCGCGCACCCCGTCCCGCCATCGCGGCCGGCGAGGGTCGTTGGCGAGGTTTCGCGGGGTGA
- a CDS encoding biotin--[acetyl-CoA-carboxylase] ligase, translating into MAFPLSASVSPRLVVLESTGSTNADLLAAVDEPHLATWLTLDQSAGRGRLDRRWQTAPGRSLAVSVLLHRDDLPVDSLGWVPLLAGVAMRASVRGVVENGDVTLKWPNDVQVDGDKVCGLLAELRPDASAVVVGAGVNLTVPADDLPTPTSTSLGLHGARGTALELADAVTSSWVSGLARLVGDLAAARGDAVASGALALVRADCATLGRDVRVELPGGAALVGEAVDVDEAGRLVVRSASTGEPSAVASGDVTHLRYE; encoded by the coding sequence ATGGCCTTCCCCCTCAGTGCGTCCGTCAGCCCCCGTCTCGTGGTGCTCGAGTCCACCGGGTCGACCAACGCCGACCTGCTGGCAGCCGTCGACGAGCCGCACCTGGCGACCTGGCTGACCCTCGACCAGTCCGCGGGGCGGGGCCGGCTCGACCGACGGTGGCAGACCGCGCCCGGTCGTTCCCTCGCGGTGAGCGTGTTGCTGCACCGGGACGACCTGCCGGTCGACTCGCTCGGCTGGGTGCCGCTCCTCGCCGGGGTGGCGATGCGCGCCTCCGTCCGGGGCGTGGTCGAGAACGGCGACGTCACGCTGAAGTGGCCCAACGACGTGCAGGTCGACGGTGACAAGGTCTGCGGCCTGCTCGCCGAGCTGCGGCCCGACGCGAGCGCCGTGGTCGTGGGTGCCGGGGTCAACCTCACGGTGCCCGCCGACGACCTGCCCACCCCGACCTCGACGTCGCTCGGTCTGCACGGTGCGCGGGGCACGGCCCTCGAGCTCGCGGACGCCGTGACGTCGTCGTGGGTCTCGGGCCTGGCCCGGCTCGTCGGCGACCTCGCCGCGGCCCGCGGCGACGCGGTCGCGAGCGGCGCACTGGCGCTGGTCCGCGCGGACTGCGCGACCCTGGGGCGCGACGTCCGCGTCGAACTCCCCGGAGGCGCGGCCCTGGTCGGCGAGGCGGTGGACGTCGACGAGGCGGGCCGCTTGGTCGTCCGCTCCGCCTCGACCGGCGAACCGTCGGCCGTCGCTTCGGGCGACGTCACGCATCTGCGGTATGAATGA
- a CDS encoding acyl-CoA carboxylase subunit beta, producing MTPDSAPLTDAAPDLHTTAGKLADLKARYHEAVTASGEAAIAKQHAKGKKTARERIDELLDPGSFVELDEFVRHRTHAFGMEAKRPYGDAVVTGTGTIHGRQVAVYSQDFTIFGGSLGEVAGEKIIKVMQLALKTGVPIIGILDSGGARIQEGVVALGKYGEIFRLNTAASGVIPQISLIMGPAAGGAVYSPALTDFVIMVDKTSHMFVTGPDVIKTVTGEDVGFEELGGALTHNKVSGVSHYLASDEDDALDYARALLSYLPDNNLADPHVFDVPVELETTDHDRQLNTLIPDSPNQPYDVMTVIEHVVDDGEFLEVQPLFAPNIVVGFGRVEGRPVGVIANQPSAMAGTLNIEAGEKASRFVRFCDAFNIPILTLVDVPGYLPGTDQEWTGVIRRGAKLLYAYAEATVPLVTVITRKAYGGAYIVMGSKQLGADINLAWPTAEIAVMGGQGAVNILYRNEIKAAAEAGEDVAAVRTRLANEYTYNVASPFLAAERGELDGVVEPAATRVAVIKALRALKTKRATLPPKKHGNIPL from the coding sequence GTGACTCCTGACTCCGCGCCCCTCACCGACGCCGCGCCCGACCTGCACACCACCGCGGGCAAGCTCGCCGACCTCAAGGCCCGCTATCACGAGGCCGTGACGGCCAGCGGCGAGGCCGCGATCGCCAAGCAACACGCCAAGGGCAAGAAGACGGCCCGAGAGCGGATCGACGAGCTGCTCGACCCGGGCTCGTTCGTCGAGCTGGACGAGTTCGTCCGGCACCGCACGCACGCCTTCGGCATGGAGGCCAAGCGACCCTACGGCGACGCGGTCGTCACGGGCACGGGCACGATCCACGGCCGCCAGGTCGCGGTCTACTCCCAGGACTTCACCATCTTCGGCGGCTCGCTCGGCGAGGTCGCGGGCGAGAAGATCATCAAGGTCATGCAGCTGGCCCTCAAGACCGGGGTGCCCATCATCGGCATCCTCGACTCGGGCGGGGCGCGCATCCAGGAAGGCGTCGTCGCCCTCGGCAAGTACGGCGAGATCTTCCGGCTGAACACGGCCGCCTCGGGTGTCATCCCCCAGATCTCGCTGATCATGGGCCCCGCGGCCGGAGGCGCCGTGTACTCCCCCGCGCTGACCGACTTCGTGATCATGGTCGACAAGACGAGCCACATGTTCGTCACCGGGCCCGACGTCATCAAGACCGTGACGGGTGAGGACGTCGGCTTCGAGGAACTCGGCGGAGCCCTGACCCACAACAAAGTCTCGGGCGTCTCGCACTACCTCGCGAGCGACGAGGACGACGCGCTCGACTACGCCCGGGCCCTGCTGTCCTACCTGCCCGACAACAACCTGGCCGACCCGCACGTCTTCGACGTGCCGGTCGAACTCGAGACCACCGACCACGACCGCCAGCTGAACACCCTGATCCCGGACAGCCCGAACCAGCCCTACGACGTGATGACGGTGATCGAGCACGTCGTCGACGACGGCGAGTTCCTCGAGGTCCAGCCGCTCTTCGCGCCCAACATCGTCGTGGGCTTCGGCCGGGTGGAGGGCCGCCCGGTGGGCGTCATCGCCAACCAGCCGTCCGCCATGGCCGGCACCCTCAACATCGAGGCCGGTGAGAAGGCCAGCCGCTTCGTGCGCTTCTGCGACGCGTTCAACATCCCGATCCTCACCCTCGTCGACGTGCCCGGGTACCTGCCCGGCACCGACCAGGAGTGGACGGGCGTGATCCGCCGCGGCGCCAAGCTGCTCTACGCCTACGCCGAGGCGACCGTCCCGCTCGTGACGGTGATCACCCGCAAGGCCTACGGCGGCGCCTACATCGTCATGGGGTCGAAGCAGCTGGGTGCCGACATCAACCTCGCCTGGCCGACGGCCGAGATCGCCGTGATGGGCGGGCAGGGTGCCGTCAACATCCTCTACCGCAACGAGATCAAGGCGGCGGCCGAGGCCGGCGAGGACGTGGCAGCCGTGCGCACACGGCTCGCGAACGAGTACACCTACAACGTCGCGAGCCCCTTCCTCGCCGCCGAGCGGGGCGAACTCGACGGCGTCGTCGAACCGGCGGCGACCCGGGTCGCCGTGATCAAGGCGCTGCGAGCCCTCAAGACCAAACGGGCGACCCTGCCGCCGAAGAAGCACGGGAACATCCCCCTGTGA